A genomic stretch from Vibrio coralliilyticus includes:
- a CDS encoding acyltransferase: protein MFAYLLLVLNVALVILNSAFCSLVICTIALIKVVLPTGKWQAKGTVMANRVMWLWATINSGILSLSNHVEWDVEGGESLRKDGWYLLISNHLSWTDIVVLCCVFKDRIPMPKFFLKQQLLYVPFIGMACWALDMPFMRRYSREYLIRHPEKRGHDLATTRRSCAKFQHTPTTVVNYVEGTRFTEQKQKKSKAGYQHLLQPKSGGIAYTLAAMGEQFDNIIDVTLAYPENTDKPFRDMLMGRMTKIVVRTKVLSVDDSVRGDYFNDKPYKRQFQQWLGKVWQEKDELLKEIYQDK from the coding sequence ATGTTTGCATACCTACTCCTTGTTTTGAATGTGGCTTTGGTCATCCTTAACTCAGCTTTCTGTTCACTCGTTATTTGTACCATTGCTTTGATTAAAGTCGTATTACCAACCGGTAAATGGCAAGCAAAAGGCACCGTAATGGCGAATCGAGTAATGTGGTTATGGGCGACCATCAACTCAGGCATTCTTTCTTTATCCAATCATGTTGAGTGGGATGTGGAAGGTGGTGAAAGCCTGAGAAAAGATGGTTGGTATTTACTGATCAGTAATCACTTAAGCTGGACTGATATCGTTGTATTGTGTTGCGTGTTTAAAGACCGCATTCCTATGCCGAAGTTTTTCCTTAAGCAACAATTACTGTATGTCCCATTTATAGGAATGGCTTGTTGGGCGCTGGATATGCCATTTATGCGCCGCTATTCCCGTGAGTACTTGATTCGCCATCCAGAAAAAAGGGGGCATGATTTAGCCACCACGCGTCGCTCTTGTGCCAAGTTCCAACATACACCGACGACGGTGGTGAACTATGTTGAAGGCACACGCTTTACCGAGCAGAAGCAAAAAAAAAGTAAGGCGGGTTATCAACATCTTCTGCAGCCTAAGAGTGGTGGTATTGCCTACACACTAGCGGCAATGGGTGAGCAGTTTGATAATATTATTGATGTCACCTTGGCATACCCAGAAAACACCGACAAACCTTTTCGCGATATGCTGATGGGGCGAATGACCAAGATTGTTGTGCGCACTAAGGTGTTATCTGTTGATGACAGTGTACGTGGAGATTACTTTAATGATAAGCCTTATAAGCGCCAGTTTCAGCAGTGGTTGGGAAAGGTATGGCAGGAAAAAGATGAACTGCTAAAAGAGATTTATCAAGATAAGTAG
- a CDS encoding thiol:disulfide interchange protein DsbA/DsbL: MKKLFALVATVMLSLSAHAAQFKEGEHYQVLDLEASKKPTVTEFFSFFCPHCNTFEPIIQQLKAQLPEGAKFQKNHVSFMGGSMGESMSKAYATMVALKVEDKMVPVMFNRIHNMRKAPKNDEELRQIFLDEGIEAKKFDGAFKGFAVDSMVRRFDKQFKDSGLSGVPAVVVNNKYLVQAQSIETIDEYFELVNYLLTQK; encoded by the coding sequence ATGAAAAAGCTGTTTGCACTTGTCGCAACTGTTATGCTGAGCCTTTCTGCTCATGCCGCTCAATTCAAAGAAGGTGAGCATTATCAAGTTCTTGATCTTGAGGCTTCAAAAAAGCCAACGGTAACCGAGTTCTTCTCTTTCTTTTGTCCGCACTGTAATACCTTTGAACCAATCATCCAGCAACTGAAAGCTCAGCTACCAGAAGGCGCTAAGTTCCAGAAAAACCACGTATCTTTCATGGGTGGCAGCATGGGCGAGTCGATGAGCAAAGCCTACGCGACCATGGTGGCACTGAAAGTGGAAGACAAAATGGTACCTGTGATGTTTAACCGCATCCACAACATGCGTAAAGCACCTAAAAATGACGAAGAGCTACGCCAGATTTTCTTAGATGAAGGCATTGAAGCGAAGAAATTTGACGGCGCATTCAAAGGCTTTGCGGTCGACTCTATGGTGCGTCGCTTCGATAAGCAGTTTAAGGACAGTGGTCTTTCCGGCGTTCCAGCGGTAGTCGTCAATAACAAGTACCTAGTGCAAGCACAGAGTATCGAAACGATTGATGAATACTTTGAACTGGTCAACTACTTACTAACTCAGAAGTAA
- a CDS encoding serine/threonine protein kinase encodes MTQQAFNFDALTPDFMWYALESIGIRAESGFLPLNSYENRVYQFTDEKRQRYVVKFYRPERWSSEQIQEEHDFTLELIEADIPVAPPIKINNHTLHRYQGYLFALFASVGGRQFEVDNLEQLEGVGRFLGRIHKVGARTPFQHRPTISLEEYLHQPRKILQQSSFIPFHLENAFFNDLDLLIDSLQQHWDDSASIIRLHGDCHPGNILWRDGPMFVDLDDSRSGPAIQDLWMLLSGERADKLMQLDIILEAYQEFNDFNTNELKLIEPLRGLRMVHYMAWLAKRWQDPAFPIAFPWFDDPKYWESQVLAFKEQISALSEPPLSLMPQW; translated from the coding sequence ATGACCCAGCAAGCCTTTAACTTTGATGCTCTCACCCCTGACTTTATGTGGTATGCCTTGGAAAGCATCGGCATTCGCGCTGAATCCGGTTTTCTGCCACTCAACAGTTACGAAAACCGTGTTTATCAGTTTACCGATGAAAAGCGCCAACGCTATGTGGTGAAGTTCTACCGTCCAGAGCGCTGGAGCTCAGAACAAATCCAAGAAGAGCACGACTTTACACTGGAACTGATTGAAGCCGATATTCCTGTTGCCCCGCCAATTAAGATTAATAACCACACACTGCATCGCTATCAGGGCTACCTATTTGCTTTATTCGCCAGTGTCGGCGGGCGCCAGTTTGAAGTAGACAACCTAGAACAGCTCGAAGGTGTAGGGCGCTTTCTTGGTCGAATTCATAAGGTCGGCGCTCGAACTCCCTTTCAGCACCGACCTACTATCAGCCTCGAAGAATACCTGCATCAACCACGTAAGATTCTGCAGCAGTCATCGTTCATTCCATTTCATCTTGAGAACGCCTTTTTCAATGATCTGGACTTATTGATTGACTCACTACAACAGCACTGGGATGACTCAGCCAGTATTATTCGTCTTCATGGTGATTGTCATCCCGGTAACATTCTCTGGCGTGACGGCCCGATGTTTGTCGACCTTGATGACTCACGCAGTGGCCCAGCAATACAAGATCTGTGGATGCTACTCAGCGGGGAACGCGCAGACAAACTGATGCAGTTGGACATCATCTTAGAGGCCTATCAGGAATTTAATGACTTTAACACTAACGAATTGAAACTAATTGAACCTTTACGCGGTCTACGTATGGTGCATTATATGGCATGGTTGGCAAAAAGATGGCAGGATCCTGCTTTTCCTATCGCCTTCCCGTGGTTCGATGACCCAAAATATTGGGAAAGCCAAGTATTAGCTTTCAAAGAACAAATTTCGGCATTGAGTGAGCCACCACTCTCACTGATGCCACAGTGGTAA
- the ccoG gene encoding cytochrome c oxidase accessory protein CcoG produces MSQDKIEIKDVTPKTFNPKTHKNTGDRFNPSNRIYVRESKGTFQQLRRYGGWFLLVLFAMVPWIPYGERQAILLDLANQQFNFFGTTLYPQDLTLLALLFMISAFGLFFLTTFLGRVWCGYLCPQTVWTFMYIWFEEKLEGSANKRRKQDSGKLTSNLAMRKGLKHLAWWAIALATGFTFTGYFVPIKDLVLGFFTWNADFWPVFWVLFFAGCTYANAGWMRSIMCVHMCPYARFQSAMFDKDTFIVGYDTKRGESRGPRPRKTDPKALGLGDCIDCNLCVQVCPTGIDIRDGLQYECINCGACIDACDNTMERMGYEKGLISYTTEHRLSGKHTKVMRPKLLGYGAVLLVMIGLFFAQIAAVDPAGLSVLRDRNQLFRVNGSGEIENTYTLKIINKTQQTQEYNLGVKGLTDVSWYGKQTVHVSPGEVYNLPMSLGVNPDNLNSPVATIQFILSDSEDFTIEVESRFIKKL; encoded by the coding sequence ATGAGTCAGGACAAAATTGAAATAAAAGACGTGACTCCTAAAACCTTTAACCCTAAGACACACAAAAACACAGGGGATAGGTTTAACCCAAGCAACCGCATCTACGTACGCGAGAGTAAGGGAACATTTCAGCAATTACGTCGTTATGGAGGTTGGTTCCTACTAGTCCTCTTTGCGATGGTGCCATGGATTCCTTACGGGGAACGCCAAGCGATCCTGCTCGACCTAGCGAATCAGCAATTTAATTTCTTTGGTACCACCCTTTACCCGCAAGATCTGACCTTGCTGGCACTGCTATTTATGATCTCCGCGTTCGGACTGTTCTTTCTCACCACATTTTTAGGCCGCGTTTGGTGTGGTTATCTCTGTCCGCAAACTGTCTGGACCTTCATGTATATCTGGTTTGAAGAGAAGCTGGAAGGTAGTGCCAATAAACGCCGCAAACAGGACTCAGGTAAACTCACCTCAAATCTCGCTATGCGCAAAGGGTTAAAGCACCTAGCATGGTGGGCCATTGCGCTAGCTACGGGCTTTACTTTTACTGGCTACTTTGTGCCGATCAAAGATCTCGTCCTCGGGTTCTTCACCTGGAACGCAGATTTCTGGCCCGTGTTCTGGGTACTCTTCTTCGCTGGTTGTACCTATGCCAATGCCGGTTGGATGCGCTCGATTATGTGTGTGCACATGTGCCCGTATGCGCGCTTCCAGTCTGCGATGTTTGACAAAGATACCTTTATCGTCGGCTACGACACAAAACGAGGAGAATCACGTGGACCTCGCCCACGCAAAACCGACCCAAAAGCCCTTGGTTTAGGCGACTGTATCGACTGCAACTTGTGTGTTCAGGTGTGTCCGACCGGTATCGATATTCGTGATGGTCTGCAATATGAGTGCATCAACTGTGGTGCCTGTATTGATGCCTGTGACAATACGATGGAGCGCATGGGTTATGAAAAAGGCCTGATCAGTTACACTACTGAACATCGTTTATCAGGAAAACACACCAAAGTCATGCGACCAAAGCTCCTTGGTTATGGCGCCGTGCTGCTAGTCATGATAGGTCTTTTCTTTGCGCAAATTGCTGCCGTCGACCCAGCAGGCCTAAGCGTACTGCGTGATCGCAACCAGCTGTTTCGTGTAAATGGTTCAGGTGAAATCGAAAACACCTACACACTGAAAATCATCAATAAAACTCAGCAGACCCAAGAATATAACTTAGGTGTCAAAGGGCTTACCGATGTCTCTTGGTACGGTAAGCAAACCGTTCATGTATCACCAGGTGAAGTATACAACCTACCAATGAGCTTAGGCGTCAATCCAGACAATCTCAACTCTCCTGTTGCGACAATTCAGTTTATACTGTCCGATAGCGAAGACTTTACAATTGAAGTAGAAAGCCGCTTTATTAAAAAGCTCTAA
- a CDS encoding YihD family protein, with amino-acid sequence MKCHRIEELLELLEPEWQKDQQMNLLQFIVKLTQEAGYQGKLEDLTDDVLIYHLKMRNSAKDEMIPGLKKDQEDDFKTAILRARGIIE; translated from the coding sequence ATGAAGTGTCATCGCATTGAAGAGCTACTAGAGTTACTTGAACCCGAGTGGCAAAAAGATCAGCAAATGAATTTGCTGCAATTTATCGTCAAGTTAACTCAAGAAGCGGGCTACCAAGGCAAACTGGAAGACCTTACTGATGATGTTTTGATCTACCACCTTAAGATGCGTAATAGCGCTAAAGATGAAATGATCCCAGGGCTGAAAAAAGACCAAGAAGATGACTTCAAAACCGCAATCTTAAGAGCACGCGGGATCATAGAATAA
- a CDS encoding sporulation protein: MSFFKKTLASFGIGSAKVDSVLQQEVLYPGEKVNVTVHVYGGSTAQEIDNIEMKLYCRYIKEVPANQGRDDHHRGHMRRMPTSYTLAHWTLPYAFTIEPGEKRDFEVELDVPWNAPVTIGDSKVWLETGLNIALAKDPSDTDILTVRPDPLLDGIFTALEEHGLRIRQVECEAVEGFELPFVQEFEFVPTTGPFHGRWRELEMVAYRNNDELQMWFEIDRHREGAKGMLASLLGGGQLKRQLTISVHTPADEAGQQVLKYLDSHS, from the coding sequence ATGTCGTTCTTTAAGAAAACCCTCGCAAGTTTTGGTATCGGCTCTGCAAAGGTCGATTCTGTACTACAGCAAGAAGTGTTATATCCAGGTGAAAAGGTCAACGTGACTGTCCATGTCTATGGTGGCTCGACAGCGCAGGAAATCGACAATATAGAGATGAAACTCTATTGTCGTTACATCAAAGAAGTACCAGCGAATCAGGGTAGGGATGACCATCATCGTGGCCATATGCGCCGCATGCCAACCAGTTACACTCTGGCTCACTGGACATTACCTTATGCGTTTACTATTGAGCCCGGAGAGAAGCGTGATTTCGAAGTCGAGTTGGATGTGCCATGGAATGCACCGGTCACCATTGGTGACTCTAAAGTATGGCTGGAAACAGGGCTCAATATTGCCCTAGCAAAGGATCCCAGTGACACTGATATTCTTACGGTGCGCCCTGATCCCTTATTAGACGGTATTTTCACGGCATTGGAAGAGCATGGGTTGCGTATTCGTCAGGTAGAGTGTGAAGCGGTAGAGGGATTTGAGCTACCTTTTGTTCAGGAGTTTGAGTTTGTTCCGACCACTGGGCCCTTTCATGGTCGTTGGCGCGAATTGGAAATGGTAGCGTATCGCAATAATGATGAGCTTCAGATGTGGTTTGAAATCGATCGTCATCGAGAAGGTGCCAAGGGAATGCTCGCCAGCTTATTAGGTGGTGGCCAGCTAAAACGCCAACTGACGATCTCCGTTCATACACCTGCTGATGAGGCTGGTCAGCAAGTTCTCAAATATCTCGATAGCCACTCTTAA
- the trhA gene encoding PAQR family membrane homeostasis protein TrhA, which yields MSTNHTEPYCIKEEIANTLTHGIGMVLGIMGLVLLLIKAVDHNADALTITSMSIYGGSMIVLFLASTLYHAIPYQKAKRALKTFDHCAIYLLIAGSYTPFLLVSLRTPLAIGLMIVIWTIALVGIIMKLAFVYRFKKLSLVTYLLMGWLSLVVIYQLAMNLDVGGLTLLAAGGVIYSLGVIFYVAKRIPYNHAIWHGFVLAGCACHFLAIYLYVEPI from the coding sequence ATGTCGACTAATCACACTGAGCCTTATTGCATCAAAGAAGAAATCGCTAACACGCTAACTCATGGTATCGGGATGGTCCTTGGTATCATGGGTTTGGTATTGCTGCTGATCAAAGCTGTCGATCATAATGCGGATGCTCTGACTATTACCAGTATGAGCATCTACGGCGGCAGCATGATCGTGTTGTTTCTTGCTTCCACTCTGTATCACGCGATCCCTTATCAAAAAGCCAAGCGGGCGCTGAAGACGTTTGATCACTGTGCGATTTATTTGTTGATTGCAGGCAGCTATACCCCATTTTTGCTTGTCAGCCTCAGAACCCCTTTAGCGATTGGTCTGATGATCGTCATCTGGACCATCGCTCTGGTAGGTATCATTATGAAATTGGCGTTTGTCTATCGCTTTAAAAAGCTTTCGCTTGTGACCTACTTATTGATGGGTTGGCTATCGCTGGTAGTCATCTATCAATTGGCAATGAATCTGGATGTTGGCGGGTTAACGTTACTGGCTGCGGGAGGGGTGATCTACTCATTGGGCGTTATTTTCTATGTTGCCAAGCGCATCCCGTATAATCATGCTATTTGGCATGGGTTTGTTTTAGCAGGATGCGCTTGTCACTTTCTGGCGATTTATCTCTACGTTGAGCCGATCTAA
- a CDS encoding DUF3157 family protein, whose product MKKLLGLFTLLTSPLVFASQTVTLEDGRQVQLNDDFTWQYVEPVEATKTNEMVMTPETTQPTATIPVKKVKVAAIPLIEKAVGTIVTVGSDRATMQLSDSGVEVLLGAVSYQDGQLMIPTSITNQSSQSVILVEIEIQVSTTSGNVLSKESVKVWQSIKRMADTYLRPQQVEQGKTIELAIDQAEQYLVTAKVINLETR is encoded by the coding sequence ATGAAAAAACTTCTCGGACTTTTTACCTTGCTAACCAGTCCACTGGTGTTTGCCAGCCAAACTGTCACTCTTGAAGATGGTCGCCAAGTCCAGCTTAATGACGATTTCACTTGGCAATATGTAGAACCAGTGGAAGCAACCAAAACCAATGAGATGGTCATGACTCCAGAGACCACTCAACCCACTGCTACCATTCCGGTCAAGAAAGTCAAAGTGGCAGCCATTCCGCTGATCGAAAAAGCGGTAGGAACCATTGTCACTGTCGGTAGCGATCGTGCCACCATGCAGTTGTCTGACTCAGGTGTTGAAGTGTTACTAGGTGCGGTGAGCTATCAAGATGGTCAGTTGATGATTCCAACCTCAATAACAAACCAAAGCAGCCAGTCAGTGATTTTAGTTGAAATCGAAATTCAGGTCTCGACAACCTCAGGAAACGTGCTGAGTAAAGAGTCAGTCAAAGTATGGCAGTCTATCAAGCGCATGGCCGATACCTATCTACGTCCTCAACAAGTAGAACAGGGCAAAACGATTGAACTGGCGATTGATCAAGCCGAGCAGTACTTAGTGACCGCCAAAGTCATTAATCTCGAAACACGTTAG
- a CDS encoding TrkH family potassium uptake protein, translating into MVNFRPVLFVIGLVLSKLALFMYVPTLVAFFTGTAGFLEFGQSVIITHLAAFTCLTIGRTKRFKLSARDMFLITSLVWMVASAFAALPFVFINHISFTDAYFETMSGITTTGSTVLSGLDSMAPSILLWRSILQWLGGIGFIVMAVAVLPMLNVGGMKLFHTESSDWSDKSSPRAKTVAKNIMLVYLILTGLCMVGYLLTGMNVFEAINHAFTTLSTGGYSTSDGSMNHFSNGSHWVATLFMFLGGLPFLLFVAAMRKRRLDELINDAQVRGFTYLFLITSLIISAWLVIRDGYSVMDALRVSMFNIVSVVTTTGFGLEDFTAWGALPTTLFAFLMMAGACSGSTSGGIKVFRFQIAKTLLNKQMMKLIHPSGVFVQRYNHRPVNDDIVRSVVAFALMFFITIIFIAGCLSALGLDPITSISGSITAVANVGPGMGAVIGPTGNFAPLPDAAKWLLSFGMLMGRLEILTLLVLFFPAFWRR; encoded by the coding sequence ATGGTCAATTTCCGTCCTGTATTGTTTGTTATTGGGCTGGTTTTGTCGAAACTGGCCCTGTTCATGTACGTTCCAACATTGGTGGCTTTCTTTACCGGTACGGCAGGGTTTCTTGAGTTTGGTCAGTCAGTCATTATTACTCACCTAGCTGCTTTCACCTGTCTGACGATTGGCCGTACCAAGCGCTTCAAACTCAGCGCACGCGATATGTTCCTAATCACCAGTCTGGTGTGGATGGTCGCCAGTGCTTTTGCTGCTCTGCCGTTTGTCTTCATCAATCACATCAGCTTTACCGATGCGTACTTTGAAACCATGTCTGGCATTACGACTACTGGTTCTACCGTACTCAGTGGGCTAGACAGCATGGCACCGAGTATTTTGCTGTGGCGTTCTATCTTGCAGTGGCTTGGCGGAATCGGCTTCATTGTCATGGCGGTCGCGGTGTTGCCGATGCTCAACGTCGGTGGTATGAAGCTTTTCCATACCGAATCTTCTGACTGGTCAGATAAAAGCAGCCCACGCGCCAAGACCGTGGCAAAAAACATCATGCTGGTCTATCTGATCCTAACTGGATTGTGCATGGTGGGTTACCTTCTGACTGGTATGAATGTATTCGAAGCCATCAATCATGCCTTCACCACGCTTTCTACCGGAGGCTACTCAACTTCTGACGGTTCAATGAACCACTTCTCCAATGGCTCACACTGGGTAGCGACCTTGTTTATGTTCCTTGGTGGTTTGCCATTTTTGCTGTTTGTAGCCGCAATGCGCAAACGCCGACTGGATGAGTTGATCAATGATGCTCAGGTGCGAGGCTTCACCTACCTGTTTCTTATCACCAGCCTGATCATTTCAGCTTGGCTAGTCATAAGGGATGGCTACAGCGTTATGGATGCGCTACGGGTGTCGATGTTCAATATCGTCTCTGTAGTAACAACCACAGGGTTTGGTCTAGAGGACTTCACCGCATGGGGCGCACTGCCAACCACCTTATTTGCCTTCTTGATGATGGCGGGGGCCTGTTCCGGCTCCACCTCAGGTGGTATCAAAGTCTTTCGTTTTCAAATTGCGAAGACGCTGCTCAACAAACAGATGATGAAGCTAATCCACCCTTCGGGGGTGTTTGTTCAGCGCTATAACCACAGACCAGTCAATGATGACATTGTGCGCTCTGTAGTCGCCTTTGCCTTGATGTTCTTTATCACAATTATTTTTATTGCTGGGTGCCTAAGTGCATTAGGGTTAGACCCTATTACCAGTATTTCCGGGTCTATCACCGCCGTGGCCAACGTTGGCCCCGGCATGGGTGCGGTGATCGGTCCAACAGGTAATTTTGCCCCATTACCCGATGCCGCTAAGTGGCTCCTCAGCTTTGGAATGCTGATGGGACGACTGGAAATTCTCACCTTATTGGTGCTGTTTTTCCCGGCTTTCTGGCGACGTTAA
- the trkA gene encoding Trk system potassium transporter TrkA — protein sequence MKIIILGAGQVGGTLAENLVGENNDITIVDRNSDRLRELQDKYDLRVVNGYASHPDVLREAGAQDADMLVAVTNMDETNMAACQVAFSLFNTPNRIARIRSPQYLAEKEALFQSGAVPVDHLIAPEELVTSYIERLIQYPGALQVVSFAEQKVSLVAVKAYYGGPLVGNALSALREHMPHIDTRVAAIFRQGRPIRPQGTTIIEADDEVFFVAASNHIRSIMSELQRLEKPYRRIMIVGGGNIGASLAKRLEQSYSVKLIERSYKRAEKLSEELENTIVFCGDAADQELLTEENIDQVDVFIALTNEDETNIMSAMLAKRMGAKKVMVLIQRGAYVDLVQGGVIDVAISPQQATISALLTHVRRADIVNVSSLRRGAAEAIEAIAHGDETTSKVVGRAIGDIKLPPGTTIGAIVRGEEVLIAHDRTVIEQDDHVVMFLVDKKYVPDVEALFQPSPFFL from the coding sequence ATGAAAATCATCATTCTTGGCGCTGGTCAGGTAGGCGGTACACTGGCAGAGAATCTGGTCGGTGAAAACAACGACATCACCATAGTCGACAGAAACAGCGATCGACTGCGTGAGCTGCAAGATAAATATGATTTACGGGTAGTGAACGGCTACGCCAGCCACCCAGATGTACTGCGTGAAGCGGGCGCACAAGATGCCGACATGTTGGTCGCCGTGACCAATATGGATGAAACCAATATGGCCGCTTGTCAAGTTGCCTTTTCTCTGTTTAATACTCCCAACCGTATCGCTCGTATCCGCTCGCCACAATACTTGGCCGAGAAAGAAGCGCTATTTCAATCCGGTGCCGTTCCGGTTGACCACCTCATCGCACCTGAAGAACTCGTGACCAGCTACATTGAGCGGCTGATCCAATATCCGGGGGCACTGCAAGTAGTGAGCTTTGCCGAGCAGAAGGTGAGCTTAGTAGCGGTGAAAGCGTATTACGGGGGCCCACTAGTGGGTAACGCCCTATCAGCGCTGCGAGAGCACATGCCGCACATTGATACACGCGTTGCTGCTATCTTCCGCCAAGGTCGTCCAATACGCCCTCAAGGCACCACCATTATCGAAGCCGATGATGAAGTATTCTTCGTTGCTGCCAGTAATCACATCCGCTCGATAATGAGCGAGCTACAGCGTTTGGAAAAACCCTATCGCCGCATCATGATTGTCGGAGGCGGTAACATCGGTGCCAGCTTGGCTAAGCGCCTTGAGCAATCATACAGCGTCAAGCTGATCGAGCGTAGTTATAAGCGTGCGGAAAAATTATCTGAAGAGCTGGAAAACACCATTGTCTTCTGTGGTGACGCTGCGGATCAGGAGCTACTCACCGAAGAGAACATCGATCAGGTCGACGTGTTCATCGCCCTAACCAATGAAGATGAAACCAATATCATGTCCGCTATGCTGGCGAAACGCATGGGTGCAAAAAAAGTGATGGTGCTTATCCAGCGCGGCGCCTATGTGGATCTGGTTCAGGGTGGAGTGATTGACGTCGCTATCTCACCTCAGCAAGCAACCATTTCCGCCTTGCTAACGCACGTCCGTCGTGCCGATATTGTTAATGTCTCTTCACTGCGTCGCGGCGCAGCGGAAGCCATTGAAGCCATCGCTCACGGTGATGAAACCACCTCTAAAGTCGTTGGCCGCGCGATTGGCGACATCAAACTACCACCAGGCACAACGATCGGTGCGATTGTACGGGGTGAAGAAGTGTTGATCGCCCATGACAGAACCGTGATTGAGCAAGATGACCACGTAGTGATGTTCCTGGTGGATAAAAAGTACGTCCCAGACGTCGAAGCGTTATTCCAACCGAGTCCTTTCTTCCTCTAG
- the rsmB gene encoding 16S rRNA (cytosine(967)-C(5))-methyltransferase RsmB, translating to MNVRAAAANVLFQVVDNGQSLSNALPAAQQQVKPRDQALLQEICYGSLRYLPRLESIANELMDKPLKGKQRVFHHLILVGIYQLSFMRIPAHAAVGETVEGTKTLKGPRLRGLINAVLRNYQRSQEELDAHAMSHDAGKYGHPSWLLKLLQDAYPQQWQDIVEANNSKAPMWLRVNHQHHSRDEYQQLLKNENIDSSIHSEASDALKLAAPCDVTKLPGFEKGWVSVQDAAAQLSINYLTPKDGELILDCCAAPGGKTAHILEHTQDAQVVAIDCDDSRLKRVHDNLQRLQLKAQVICGDARKPKDWWQGEQFDRILLDAPCSATGVIRRHPDIKWLRRGDDIAALAELQSEILDAMWQQLKPGGTLVYATCSVTPQENGEQVKAFLARTADAQLEGSPADNPGRQVLPGEEDMDGFYYAILTKIA from the coding sequence ATGAATGTTCGCGCTGCTGCGGCTAATGTCCTTTTCCAAGTGGTCGATAATGGCCAGTCTCTGTCTAACGCACTTCCCGCGGCTCAACAACAAGTCAAACCTCGCGATCAAGCGTTGTTACAGGAAATCTGTTACGGCTCGTTACGCTATTTACCTCGCCTTGAATCGATCGCGAATGAGCTGATGGATAAGCCTCTTAAAGGCAAACAACGCGTTTTCCACCACCTGATTCTGGTCGGTATTTACCAACTGAGCTTTATGCGTATTCCAGCGCACGCAGCCGTCGGTGAAACCGTCGAAGGCACCAAAACACTCAAAGGTCCACGCCTACGCGGATTAATCAATGCAGTGTTGCGTAACTATCAACGTAGCCAAGAAGAGCTAGACGCTCATGCCATGAGCCACGATGCTGGTAAATATGGTCACCCGAGCTGGTTACTTAAACTGCTTCAGGACGCCTACCCACAGCAATGGCAAGACATTGTGGAAGCCAACAACAGCAAAGCGCCAATGTGGCTGCGCGTGAATCACCAACATCACAGCCGTGACGAATACCAGCAACTGCTCAAAAATGAAAACATAGATAGCAGTATTCACAGTGAAGCGAGCGACGCCCTAAAATTGGCCGCTCCGTGCGATGTGACAAAACTGCCAGGCTTTGAGAAAGGTTGGGTTTCCGTTCAGGATGCCGCTGCTCAGTTGTCGATTAACTACCTAACGCCAAAAGATGGCGAGTTAATTCTAGATTGTTGTGCCGCACCGGGAGGCAAAACTGCCCATATTCTTGAACATACTCAAGATGCACAGGTTGTGGCCATTGACTGTGATGACAGCCGCCTCAAACGCGTACACGACAACCTGCAACGCCTTCAGCTGAAAGCGCAAGTTATTTGCGGTGACGCACGTAAGCCAAAAGATTGGTGGCAAGGCGAGCAATTTGATCGCATCCTGCTTGATGCACCTTGTTCGGCCACTGGCGTCATTCGTCGCCACCCAGACATCAAATGGCTGCGTCGTGGTGATGACATCGCAGCATTGGCAGAGCTACAAAGCGAGATTCTGGATGCAATGTGGCAACAGCTGAAGCCGGGCGGTACGCTGGTTTATGCAACCTGCTCTGTGACACCACAAGAAAACGGTGAACAGGTGAAAGCGTTTCTGGCGCGCACCGCGGATGCTCAGTTAGAAGGTTCTCCAGCAGACAATCCAGGACGCCAAGTGCTTCCAGGCGAAGAGGACATGGATGGCTTTTATTACGCCATCCTGACAAAAATCGCGTAG